In the Oncorhynchus tshawytscha isolate Ot180627B linkage group LG17, Otsh_v2.0, whole genome shotgun sequence genome, one interval contains:
- the LOC112216812 gene encoding protein-methionine sulfoxide oxidase mical3b isoform X5 — MEFSGCPAAAGVADEAQEAEQAEKEGHAQVQFDEFVQASTCRTTLRAFNLLCEHLQLTHTHTQPQTYPPTQPQRPFYHTLKERLSYWKANALWAKLDKRAAHHEYGKGRVCANTTCVIIGAGPCGLRTAVELGFLGARVVLLEKRDAFSRNNVLHLWPFTIHDLRGLGAKKFYGKFCAGAIDHISIRQLQLVLLKVALLLGVEVHVNVEFKGLVEPPADQEQQKVGWRVEVKPMSHPINTLQCDVVIGADGRRNTLPGFRRKEFRGKLAIAITANFMNRNTTAEAKVEEISGVAFIFNQRFFQELRDATGVDLENIVYYKDDTHYFVMTAKKQSLLEKGVILRDNADTETLLSRGNVDQNALLAYAREAADFSTNHQLPSLDFAMNHYGQPDVALFDFTCMYASENAALVRQRHGHHLLVTLVGDSLLEPFWPMGTGIARGFLAALDSAWMVRSWAQGLAPLDLLAERESLYRLLPQTTPENVNKNFGQYTVDPATRYPNINPQLISPAQVGHLIYTGENGGSGVVQEPQPRSPLPKLLRQESFSRSSKLLSWCQQQTQGYRGVAVSDLTTSWKSGLALCALIHHYRPDLIDFASLGEDEGEVNMRLGLEVAEKEFGISPVMTVEEMASVSETDTLCMVMYLSQFHQLFKDALPPSESQTESPDGRAAVIGPASLLSRLGHSPSRKRNPKEQKEKDAVGKRRKTSRPCLEDVKQDLRLRSQDSYEEEAALCSVGGASQSRVRSMANQLLAKFEESAPCPSSTPAAALRRQGDSMPTLPPPPASPDPQAQPALVASAATWKQVKIKYVQMYTGGVSSLAEQISNQLQSQESPSPQHTPDRKETAAVRSVLAGSGGASDVCFFCSKRVYVMERLSVEGLFFHRSCFQCDHCSSTIRLASYAYDRPNGKFYCKPHYDVRLVGPVQRKRAAPPTSDQPPTPYERTPSQQTLLESQAALSTNPRSSVTVVTADRKSSVASLIGSGSGLVKLLCVCVCVYVCVCALSGISD; from the exons ATGGAGTTCTCAGGGTGCCCTGCTGCTGCCGGTGTTGCCGACGAGGCCCAGGAGGCGGAGCAGGCGGAGAAGGAGGGCCACGCCCAGGTTCAATTTGATGAGTTTGTCCAGGCGTCCACCTGCAGAACGACACTCCGTGCCTTCAACCTGCTGTGTGAGCACcttcagctcacacacacacacacacagccacagacaTACCCCCCGACGCAGCCACAGCGGCCTTTCTACCACACCCTCAAAGAACGCCTCAGCTACTGGAAGGCCAACGCACTGTGGGCCAAACTGGACAAACGGGCAGCCCACCACGAATATGGGAAGGGCCGTGTCTGTGCCAACACAACG tgtgtgatCATTGGGGCGGGGCCATGTGGTCTGCGTACAGCAGTAGAGCTGGGGTTCCTGGGGGCCAGAGTGGTGCTGCTGGAGAAGAGGGATGCCTTCTCCAGGAACAACGTCCTCCACCTCTGGCCTTTCACCATCCATGACCTCAGGGGCCTCGGGGCCAAGAAGTTCTACGGAAAGTTCTGTGCTGGAGCCATTGACCACATCA gtATACGGCAGCTACAGTTGGTGTTATTAAAGGTGGCTCTGTTGTTGGGGGTGGAAGTCCATGTCAACGTAGAGTTCAAGGGACTGGTGGAGCCACCTGCGGACCAGGAGCAACAGA aggtaggctggagggtggaggtgAAACCCATGTCTCACCCTATTAACACACTGCAGTGTGACGTGGTGATCGGAGCTGATGGACGACGGAACACTCTACCAG GGTTCAGGCGTAAGGAGTTCCGAGGCAAGCTGGCCATTGCTATCACAGCTAACTTCATGAACCGTAACACCACGGCTGAGGCCAAGGTGGAGGAGATCAGTGGAGTGGCCTTCATCTTCAACCAGAGGTTCTTTCAGGAGCTACGGGATGCCACGGGAGTGGACCTGGAGAATATAGTGTACTACAAGGACGACACGCACTACTTTGTGATGACAGCTAAGAAGCAGAGTCTGCTGGAGAAAGGAGTCATTCTGCGG GACAATGCAGACACAGAAACACTTCTCTCACGGGGAAACGTGGACCAGAATGCACTGCTGGCCTATGCCCGCGAGGCGGCGGACTTCTCCACCAATCACCAGCTGCCGTCCCTGGACTTTGCCATGAACCACTACGGGCAGCCTGATGTTGCCTTGTTTGACTTCACCTGTATGTACGCGTCGGAGAACGCTGCACTGgtcagacagagacatggacaccATCTACTGGTCACGCTGGTAGGAGACAGCCTTCTGGAg ccatTCTGGCCCATGGGGACAGGTATAGCACGGGGGTTCCTGGCAGCACTGGATTCTGCCTGGATGGTACGGAGCTGGGCTCAAGGCCTCGCCCCTCTGGACTTACTTGCTGAAAG aGAGAGTCTGTATCGTCTCCTTCCTCAGACCACTCCAGAAAATGTCAACAAAAACTTTGGTCAATACACCGTAGACCCAGCTACCCGCTACCCTAACATCAACCCTCAACTCATCAGCCCGGCACAG GTGGGCCATCTAATATACACAGGAGAGAATGGAGGTTCGGGTGTGGTCCAGGAACCGCAACCCCGATCCCCCTTGCCGAAGCTACTACGACAGG AGTCCTTCTCTCGCTCCAGTAAGCTTTTGTCGTGGTGCCAGCAGCAGACGCAGGGTTACCGTGGCGTTGCTGTTAGCGACCTCACTACATCCTGGAAGAGTGGCCTAGCTTTGTGCGCCCTCATCCACCACTACCGCCCTGACCTCAT TGACTTTGCCTCTCtgggggaggatgagggggaggtgAATATGAGGTTGGGGTTGGAGGTGGCAGAGAAGGAGTTTGGCATCTCTCCTGTGATGACTGTCGAGGAGATGGCGTCTGTCAGTGAAACGGACACTCTCTGTATGGTCATGTACCTCAGCCAGTTTCACCAGCTCTTCAAGGACGCACTGCCCCCAAGTG AATCCCAGACTGAGAGCCCAGATGGGAGGGCTGCTGTGATCggtcctgcctctctcctcagccGCCTGGGCCACAGCCCATCCCGCAAGCGCAACCCCAAG GAGCAGAAGGAGAAGGATGCGgtggggaagaggagaaagaccAGTCGGCCATGTCTGGAGGACGTGAAACAAGATCTCAGATTAAGATCTCAGGACAGTTATGAG GAAGAGGCTGCCCTGTGCTCTGTGGGTGGAGCAAGCCAGAGCAGAGTGCGCTCGATGGCCAATCAGCTGCTGGCCAAGTTTGAGGAGAGTGCCCCTTGCCCCTCCTCCACGCCAGCTGCAGCTCTAcgcagacag GGGGACTCCATGCCCACGCTTCCACCTCCTCCAGCGTCCCCTGACCCCCAGGCCCAGCCAGCCCTTGTGGCCTCCGCTGCCACCTGGAAACAGGTAAAAATA AAATATGTTCAGATGTACACAGGGGGAGTGAGCTCATTGGCTGAACAGATATCCAATCAGCTTCAAAGTCAGGAGTCACCTTCACCCCAGCACACTCCTGATAGGAAGGAAACG gcTGCTGTTCGCTCTGTGTTGGCAGGGTCAGGAGGGGCCAGTGATGTGTGTTTCTTCTGCAGTAAGCGCGTGTACGTGATGGAGAGACTCAGTGTTGAGGGACTGTTCTTCCACCGGAGCTGCTTCCAGTGTGACCACTGCAGCTCCACCATCCGCCTGGCCTCCTACGCCTACGACCGGCCTAACG GGAAGTTCTACTGTAAGCCGCACTATGACGTCCGTCTGGTTGGGCCGGTCCAGAGGAAGAGGGCAGCCCCCCCGACCTCCGATCAGCCCCCAACCCCCTACGAACGGACCCCCTCTCAGCAGACCCTCCTG GAGTCCCAAGCTGCTCTGTCCACTAACCCTCGCTCCTCAGTGACTGTGGTGACAGCAGATCGCAAGTCCTCAG tggcgTCTCTGATTGGGAGTGGGTCCGGCTTGGTAAagcttctatgtgtgtgtgtgtgtgtgtacgtgtgcgtgtgtgcgctcAGTGGCATCTCTGATTGA